A region of the Sodalis ligni genome:
GACCGCGCCGATTTTCGGCAAAAAAATACCGGTCCATCTGCATGGACCGGCATCTTGTCTTCTCGTGCCTAAGATCAGACTTCTTTGCTGGAACGATTGGCGCGCTTACGATCGTTTTCAGTCAGATAACGTTTACGCAACCGGATGGAATGGGGAGTCACTTCCACCAGCTCATCATCATCAATAAATTCCAGCGCTTGTTCCAACGACAGCTTAATCGCCGTCACCAGCGTAGTGGCTTCATCGGTACCTGAGGCGCGCATGTTGGTTAATTTCTTGCCGGTCAGGCAGTTGACGGTCAAATCATTAGAACGGGTATGAATACCGATAATCTGGCCTTCATACACTTCCGCGCCGTGGCCCAGGAACAAGCGGCCGCGATCCTGCAGGCTGTACAGGGCGTAAGCAACCGCTTTACCCTGGCCGTTGGAAATCATCACGCCGTTCTGCCGCTGGCCGATTTCACCCGGACGCACATCGTCATAATGACTGAACGACGAATACAGCAGGCCGGTGCCGGAAGTCATGGTCAGGAACTCGGTACGAAAGCCAATCAGGCCACGGCTGGGGATAATATAATCAAGACGGATACGGCCTTTGCCGTCCGGCAGCATATCGCGCATCTCGCCTTTGCGCATGCCCATCGCTTCCATCACCGGACCCTGGTTCTGCTCTTCGATATCAAGCGTAACCTGTTCGAACGGCTCCTGTTTTTTACCGTCAACGGTACGGTAGATAACCTTCGGACGGGAAACGCCGATTTCAAAACCTTCACGGCGCATATTCTCGATAAGCACCGACAAATGCAGTTCGCCGCGGCCCGACACCAGGAAGGTATCCGGGTCTTCGGTTTCTTCCACCCGCAGCGCCACATTATGCACCAGCTCTTTGTTCAGGCGCTCCAGGATCTGGCGGGACGTCACGTATTTGCCTTCTTTGCCGCAGAACGGCGAGGTGTTAACCCCAAAGGACATAGAGACGGTAGGCTCGTCCACGGTCAGCGGCGGCAGCGCTTCAACTTGGGCCGGATCGCAGATGGTATCGGAGATATTCAGTTCACCCAGACCGGTCAGGGCAATAATGTCACCGGCTTCAGCCAGTTTGGACTCGATGCGCTGCAGGCCCATATGCCCGAGCACCTGACCCACTTTGCCATTGCGGCGCTTGCCTTCGTGGTCAATGATGGTCACTGCCTGGTTCGGTCTGACCGAACCGCGTTTGATGCGGCCGATACCGATAACGCCAACATAGCTGTTGTAGTCAAGCTGGGAGATTTGCATCTGGAACGCACCGTCGCTATCAACGTTGGGCGCTTCGACATTCTTCACGATCGACTCGAACAGCGGCGTCATATCCTCGGCCATGTTTTCATGTTCATAGCCGGCGACCCCGTTCAACGCGGAGGCATATATGATCGGAAAATCCAGTTGCTCATCGGTTGCGCCGAGGTTGACGAATAAATCGAACACCTGATCCACCACCCAATCAGGGCGTGCTCCGGGCCGGTCTACTTTGTTGATGACCACAATAGGTTTGAGACCGTAAGCAAAGGCTTTCTGGGTCACGAAACGGGTTTGCGGCATGGGTCCGTCCATGGCGTCCACCAGCAGCAGCACCGAGTCCACCATGGACATGACGCGCTCAACCTCACCGCCGAAATCGGCATGTCCGGGGGTATCAACGATATTGATACGGTACCCGTTCCAATTGATAGCGGTATTTTTCGCGAGGATGGTAATTCCCCGTTCTTTCTCCAAATCGTTGGAGTCCATCACGCGTTCGGTGGCGTCATTGCGGTCACCCAATGTTCCGGATTGTTGCAACAGCTTATCGACCAGGGTGGTTTTCCCATGGTCGACGTGCGCGATGATGGCGATGTTACGCAAATTTTCGATCACAACTTTGCCTCAGGCATTAGAAATAGCGCGTTATTGTACACGTTATAGGCGAAGGACTAAACAAGATCGCGCTGTTCTCTGCATTTGCGTCATTTTCAGCGCCCCATCATCCCTTTATCAGTGCAATGTTTCAATTATTCGCACGCATTGCACCAAAATAGTGCCCACTCAGCGCACAAATGCACTAAAATAGCACTACCCCCCCAATCTGGTGCAGCTTGGCAACCGTTAAAAGGCCGCAATTCGGCGCCTCGCGTTCATTTAGCAATGTTGGCACAGTTTTAGCTTAGTTAAGCTTAGCCTAGGTAAGTTTAAAAAATCCATACCATACGATTTCGTTCCACGACGACAATGGCACATCCGGGAGA
Encoded here:
- the typA gene encoding translational GTPase TypA encodes the protein MIENLRNIAIIAHVDHGKTTLVDKLLQQSGTLGDRNDATERVMDSNDLEKERGITILAKNTAINWNGYRINIVDTPGHADFGGEVERVMSMVDSVLLLVDAMDGPMPQTRFVTQKAFAYGLKPIVVINKVDRPGARPDWVVDQVFDLFVNLGATDEQLDFPIIYASALNGVAGYEHENMAEDMTPLFESIVKNVEAPNVDSDGAFQMQISQLDYNSYVGVIGIGRIKRGSVRPNQAVTIIDHEGKRRNGKVGQVLGHMGLQRIESKLAEAGDIIALTGLGELNISDTICDPAQVEALPPLTVDEPTVSMSFGVNTSPFCGKEGKYVTSRQILERLNKELVHNVALRVEETEDPDTFLVSGRGELHLSVLIENMRREGFEIGVSRPKVIYRTVDGKKQEPFEQVTLDIEEQNQGPVMEAMGMRKGEMRDMLPDGKGRIRLDYIIPSRGLIGFRTEFLTMTSGTGLLYSSFSHYDDVRPGEIGQRQNGVMISNGQGKAVAYALYSLQDRGRLFLGHGAEVYEGQIIGIHTRSNDLTVNCLTGKKLTNMRASGTDEATTLVTAIKLSLEQALEFIDDDELVEVTPHSIRLRKRYLTENDRKRANRSSKEV